The Brassica napus cultivar Da-Ae unplaced genomic scaffold, Da-Ae ScsIHWf_1152;HRSCAF=1638, whole genome shotgun sequence genome has a window encoding:
- the LOC106438188 gene encoding protein GAMETE CELL DEFECTIVE 1, mitochondrial codes for MNSLHRIVGSITRATITHPISSRVPHTLPSILADFMSTTPRNDDEDKWNDAWESAWLPDDLTDKTRAPWETDVNFPSTEGEVDVEAKAFVEDMNEHWDERRGKSGKEEKKKERREVGGGGESLYSVETMKKDYRLKKQRVHASLWVKEIEKMEEAKLGDDSGSAGGGADDIDRLLDSCSEIFDSVDHDFDKLEVSSGSELKNKPDGWESTTKEQDGNLWEMSQREEDILLQEFDRRISFCKFQIASFIKQHIFSRRRPIDGWRYMIEVIGPNARKGKGSVSRLPALSDVSTQPFKEESGSLSTFKRRSNRDL; via the exons ATGAACTCTCTTCACCGTATCGTAGGATCGATCACCAGAGCAACGATCACGCACCCAATCTCCTCTAGGGTTCCGCACACCCTCCCTTCGATCCTCGCCGACTTCATGTCCACAACGCCCCGAAACGACGACGAAGACAAATGGAACGACGCGTGGGAATCAGCTTGGCTCCCCGACGACCTCACCGACAAGACCCGAGCGCCGTGGGAGACGGACGTGAACTTCCCTTCCACGGAGGGGGAGGTCGACGTGGAGGCGAAGGCGTTCGTGGAGGATATGAACGAGCACTGGGACGAGAGGAGAGGGAAGAGCgggaaggaggagaagaagaaagagaggagagaggtgggaggaggaggagagtcGCTGTATAGCGTGGAGACGATGAAGAAGGATTATAGGTTGAAGAAGCAGAGAGTTCACGCGTCTTTGTGGGTTAAGGAGATTGAGAAGATGGAGGAAGCTAAGTTGGGGGATGATTCTGGATCTGCTGGTGGTGGTGCTGATGATATCGATAGGCTTCTTGATAGCTGCTCTGA GATTTTCGACTCGGTAGACCATGATTTCGACAAATTGGAAGTCTCAAGTGGCTCAGAATTGAAAAACAAGCCTGATGGTTGGGAATCAACAACAAAAGAACAAGATGGAAATCTTTGGGAAATGTCACAAAGAGAGGAAGACATTCTTCTCCAAGAATTCGATCGCCGCATTTCCTTCTGCAAATTTCAG ATAGCTAGTTTTATAAAGCAGCACATATTCAGCAGGAGGAGACCGATTGATGGGTGGAGATATATGATCGAAGTGATTGGTCCAAATGCTAGAAAAGGCAAAGGAAGTGTTTCTAGACTCCCTGCTTTGTCCGATGTGTCGACTCAACCCTTTAAGGAAGAAAGTGGCAGTCTCAGTACCTTCAAGCGACGGTCAAACAGAGATTTGTGA
- the LOC106438189 gene encoding F-box/kelch-repeat protein SKIP11, whose translation MLEERSPDSCLSSRLFSTSRISESSWSNSFMFPEHDDKLNNGKRALEVASEIRPTKSLKLMGFSIQYDSDSSDYSGTSQESDSNNNGGDSTDSHSLFNEIGRDNSIDCLIRCSRSDYGSIASLSRNFRSLVKSGEIYRLRRQNGFVEHWVYFSCQPLEWVAFDPVERRWMQLPTMPSSVTFMGADKESLAVGTDLLVLGQAGFSSYVIYRYSLLTNSWSSGMEMNSPRCLFGSASLGEIAIFAGGIDSQRKILDSAEMYNSELQTWTTLPRMNKPRKMCSGVFMDGKFYVIGGIGGADSKLLTCGEEYDLDTKKWTHIPDLSPPRSRADVSSANDAPPLVAVVNNQLYAADHADMEVRKYDKEKKRWLTVGRLPERAGSVNGWGLAFRACGERLIVIGGPRNSGGGFIELNSWIPSDGGGPPQWTLLDRKHSPNFVYNCAVMGC comes from the coding sequence ATGTTGGAAGAACGATCACCAGATTCGTGTTTGAGTTCAAGGCTCTTCTCAACCTCTCGTATCTCTGAATCATCCTGGTCCAACTCTTTCATGTTTCCAGAACATGATGATAAGCTCAATAATGGCAAAAGAGCTTTGGAGGTTGCTAGCGAGATCAGACCCACCAAGTCACTCAAACTAATGGGGTTCTCGATTCAGTACGATAGCGATTCTTCTGACTATTCAGGGACCAGTCAAGAGTCTGATTCTAACAACAACGGTGGTGATTCCACAGATTCTCATTCTCTGTTCAACGAGATTGGTCGTGACAACTCCATAGACTGTCTGATCCGCTGCTCACGGTCTGACTACGGCTCCATTGCTTCCTTAAGTCGAAATTTTCGTTCTTTGGTGAAGAGTGGAGAGATCTATAGACTAAGGAGACAGAACGGGTTCGTGGAGCATTGGGTTTACTTCTCTTGCCAGCCCTTGGAATGGGTTGCGTTCGACCCCGTCGAGAGGAGGTGGATGCAGCTGCCTACAATGCCTTCTAGTGTCACCTTCATGGGTGCAGATAAAGAGTCTCTAGCTGTGGGGACGGATCTGCTCGTCTTAGGGCAAGCTGGTTTCTCCTCGTATGTTATATATAGATACAGCCTTCTAACCAACTCTTGGTCTTCCGGTATGGAGATGAACTCTCCTAGATGCTTGTTTGGTTCCGCCAGCCTCGGTGAGATTGCTATATTTGCAGGTGGGATTGATTCTCAGAGGAAGATTCTTGACTCCGCTGAGATGTATAACTCCGAGCTTCAAACCTGGACGACTCTTCCTAGGATGAACAAGCCTAGGAAGATGTGTTCAGGCGTCTTCATGGACGGGAAGTTCTATGTGATCGGCGGCATCGGGGGTGCCGATTCCAAACTCTTGACTTGCGGCGAAGAGTATGACTTGGACACCAAGAAATGGACTCATATCCCTGACTTGTCTCCTCCGAGGAGCCGCGCTGATGTGTCATCAGCCAACGACGCGCCTCCTCTTGTTGCTGTTGTGAATAACCAGCTGTACGCTGCTGATCACGCGGATATGGAAGTGAGGAAGTATgataaggagaagaagaggtGGTTGACTGTTGGGAGATTGCCCGAGAGAGCTGGCTCAGTTAACGGATGGGGGCTTGCTTTTAGAGCGTGCGGGGAGAGGTTGATCGTTATAGGTGGGCCGAGGAACTCGGGAGGTGGGTTTATAGAGCTAAACTCTTGGATACCGAGTGACGGTGGTGGTCCACCGCAGTGGACGTTGCTTGATAGGAAACATTCTCCTAACTTTGTGTACAATTGCGCAGTGATGGGTTGCTGA